The genomic segment CCACCAGCACGTCAAACTCACCCAAACGCAAGTCCCGCAGTATTTCCATCCGCTCGATGGTATTGATGTCCGAGTGCAGGTAGCGCACCTTGATACCCATTTCCCTAAAATAGTCCGTCAAGTCCTCGGCCATTTTTTTAGTGAGCGTAGTCACCAGCACCCGCTCATCCCGCTCTATCCGCAGACGGATTTCCCCGTACAAGTCGTCAATTTGACCCCGGGTGGGACGCACAAATATTTCCGGATCCACCAGGCCGGTGGGTCGAATAATTTGCTCCACCACCGCATCGCTGTGTTCCCTTTCGTAGGGGCCCGGTGTGGCGCTTACGTAAATGCGCTGGCCCACCCGCTCCTCAAATTCGGAAAATTTTAAGGGACGGTTGTCCAAGGCCGAGGGCAGTCTAAAGCCGTGTTCTATCAGGCTCATCTTCCGGGAGCGGTCACCCTCATACATGGCCCCCACCTGGGGTATGGCCACGTGGGATTCGTCAATTACCATTAAAAAATCGTCGGGAAAGAAATCCAGCAAGGTGTAAGGGGGTTCCCCCGGTGCCCTGCCGGTGAGATGACGGCTGTAGTTTTCAATTCCGTTGCAATAGCCCACCTCGCGCATCATTTCAATGTCATAATTGGTGCGCTGCTCCAATCGCTGGGCTTCCAGCAATTTCCCCGCATCCCTCAACTCCTTGAGCCGCTCTTCCAGCTCCTCTTCAATGGTCACAATGGCCCGCTCCATCCTCTCTTGGGAGGTGGCAAAGTGACTGGCCGGGAAAACCGAAATGTGGCTGCGCCGGCCCAATATCTCCCCGGTGAGCACATCAAATTCAACCATTTTTTCTATCTCATCCCCAAACATCTCTATGCGCAGCGCCCTTTCGGTGGCCGAAGCGGGGAAAATCTCAATGACGTCCCCCCTCACCCGGAAGGTACCCCGGGTAAAGTTAAGATCGTTGCGGTCGTATTGGATGTCCACCAGTTTGCGTAAAATGGCATCCCGGTCATAGATTCCCCCGCTGCGCAGGGACAGCACCAGCTTGCTGTATTCTTCCGGGTTGCCCAAACCATAAATACAGGACACACTGGCCACCACAATAACGTCCCGCCGCTCAAAAAGGGCGCAGGTGGCAGAGTGGCGCAGTTTATCTATTTCGTCGTTAATGCTGCTGTCCTTTTCAATATAAGTATCCGTTTGCGGAATATAGGCTTCCGGCTGATAGTAGTCATAGTAGCTAACAAAGTATTCCACCGCATTGTTCGGAAAAAACTCCATAAACTCGCTGCACAATTGGGCGGCCAAGGTTTTATTGGGGGCCAGCACCAGTGTAGGCCGGTTCACCTTGGCAATGACGTTGGCCATGGTGTAGGTTTTGCCTGAGCCGGTAACCCCCAAAAGTGTTTGATGCTTTAAACCCTGCTCCAATCCATCAATCAGTTGAGCAATGGCCTTGGGCTGGTCGCCCTTGGGTGAAAAGTTAGATTTTAACTGAAAGGCCATCTTAATAATCACCTTCTTACTAT from the Desulfofalx alkaliphila DSM 12257 genome contains:
- the uvrB gene encoding excinuclease ABC subunit UvrB; protein product: MAFQLKSNFSPKGDQPKAIAQLIDGLEQGLKHQTLLGVTGSGKTYTMANVIAKVNRPTLVLAPNKTLAAQLCSEFMEFFPNNAVEYFVSYYDYYQPEAYIPQTDTYIEKDSSINDEIDKLRHSATCALFERRDVIVVASVSCIYGLGNPEEYSKLVLSLRSGGIYDRDAILRKLVDIQYDRNDLNFTRGTFRVRGDVIEIFPASATERALRIEMFGDEIEKMVEFDVLTGEILGRRSHISVFPASHFATSQERMERAIVTIEEELEERLKELRDAGKLLEAQRLEQRTNYDIEMMREVGYCNGIENYSRHLTGRAPGEPPYTLLDFFPDDFLMVIDESHVAIPQVGAMYEGDRSRKMSLIEHGFRLPSALDNRPLKFSEFEERVGQRIYVSATPGPYEREHSDAVVEQIIRPTGLVDPEIFVRPTRGQIDDLYGEIRLRIERDERVLVTTLTKKMAEDLTDYFREMGIKVRYLHSDINTIERMEILRDLRLGEFDVLVGINLLREGLDLPEVSLVAILDADKEGYLRSERSLIQTIGRAARNAQGKVIMYADKITKSMEKALGETERRRQKQIAYNKEHNIVPQTIRKAVREIIEATKAAEEPAKYTAGSKVDKMSKKDLKKLIADLEKEMKEAARELEFEKAAQLRDAIIELRLRLRGVPKEL